A genomic segment from Xiphophorus maculatus strain JP 163 A chromosome 6, X_maculatus-5.0-male, whole genome shotgun sequence encodes:
- the LOC106699846 gene encoding neurturin-like, with amino-acid sequence MKLWKGATFAFVLCAAALSTFLIRNMASIREFRVQAKHPRASSSSEPSPKSSSISSTEPRVLPWQTEDLRRKTRSTGNNMNSLLSEFSVMLQSFTEGELQHVLETLLDRKRRRDQSLGMTQTRRTKRAHKSRPCSLRKLELTVTELGLGFESDETIQLQYCSGQCDKKKLNYDLVMKHMVEKGILGRGRKNRVSKEPCCRPTKFEKSLGYYGNKTHNIISNVSAKSCGCV; translated from the exons ATGAAGTTATGGAAAGGTGCTACTTTTGCTTTCGTGCTCTGTGCTGCAGCCCTGTCCACCTTCCTCATTAGAAACATGGCCTCCATCAGAGAGTTCAGAGTCCAAGCGAAACATCCGCGGGCATCTTCTTCGTCAGAACCTTCCCCCAAATCCTCTTCAATATCTTCAACTGAACCACGAGTGCTGCCCTGGCAGACCGAAGATCTTCGTCGGAAGACGCGCTCAACAGGCAACAACATGAACTCCCTGCTCTCAGAGT TTTCTGTGATGCTGCAGAGCTTTACAGAGGGAGAGCTTCAGCACGTGCTGGAAACCTTGCtggacagaaagagaaggagagacCAGTCCCTTGGCATGACCCAGACTCGAAGGACTAAGAGAGCTCACAAATCCAGACCTTGCTCCCTTAGGAAGCTGGAACTAACTGTGACTGAACTCGGTCTTGGCTTCGAGAGCGACGAGACGATACAGCTGCAGTACTGCAGTGGTCAATGCgataaaaaaaagctgaactaTGACCTCGTCATGAAGCATATGGTCGAAAAAGGCATTCTTGGGAGGGGTCGAAAGAACAGAGTTAGCAAAGAACCCTGCTGCCGACCCACTAAATTTGAAAAGAGCCTTGGCTACTATGGAAATAAGACCCATAACATAATATCTAATGTATCAGCGAAGAGCTGTGGGTGTGTATGA